A single Deltaproteobacteria bacterium DNA region contains:
- a CDS encoding MarC family protein — protein sequence MEQRLQTFITLFIVIDPIGIATLFMALVHAGSKDFQKKMALRGTITASAILFIFFFMGDRLLKLLGIGIPAFRIAGGTLLFLIAIDMVFARQSGIRSTTAKEQEEAIHKNDISVFPLAFPLIAGPGALTTVLLMAAAAGPVENTAAMVLIIAFVLALTLLSLLFAAKISHLLGETGANMISRLLGLILSALAIQYIIDGIKAAFFL from the coding sequence ATGGAACAACGACTCCAAACCTTCATCACCCTTTTTATTGTTATCGATCCCATCGGTATAGCCACTCTATTCATGGCATTAGTTCATGCCGGAAGCAAAGATTTTCAAAAGAAGATGGCCCTGAGAGGGACCATTACGGCATCAGCTATTCTCTTTATCTTCTTTTTCATGGGCGACAGGCTGCTCAAACTCCTGGGCATCGGCATACCCGCCTTTCGCATTGCCGGAGGGACGCTCCTTTTTCTTATTGCCATCGATATGGTTTTTGCCCGCCAGTCAGGAATTAGATCAACAACAGCAAAAGAACAGGAAGAGGCCATACATAAAAACGATATCTCCGTTTTTCCGCTCGCCTTTCCCCTTATTGCCGGACCGGGAGCGCTCACGACGGTACTCCTCATGGCAGCCGCCGCCGGCCCTGTCGAAAATACTGCGGCAATGGTTCTAATTATTGCATTCGTTCTCGCCCTCACCCTTTTGTCCCTTCTCTTCGCTGCAAAAATCAGTCATCTGCTCGGGGAAACAGGAGCAAACATGATAAGCCGGCTTCTCGGTCTTATTCTCAGCGCACTGGCTATCCAATACATTATCGACGGTATAAAGGCGGCTTTTTTCCTGTAA